From one Neofelis nebulosa isolate mNeoNeb1 chromosome 4, mNeoNeb1.pri, whole genome shotgun sequence genomic stretch:
- the DDA1 gene encoding DET1- and DDB1-associated protein 1 isoform X2 translates to MADFLKGLPVYNKSNFSRFHADSVCKASNRRPSVYLPTREYPSEQIIVTEKTNILLRYLHQQWDKKNAAKKRDQEQVDLEGESSAPPRKVARTDSPDMHEDT, encoded by the exons GCAGATTTTTTGAAAGGCCTGCCTGTCTACAACAAAAGCAATTTTAGTCGATTTCACGCTGACTCTGTGTGCAAAGCTTCG AACCGTCGTCCCTCAGTCTACCTGCCCACGCGGGAGTACCCATCTGAACAGA TCATTGTGACAGAAAAGACAAACATCCTTTTGCGCTACCTACATCAGCAATGGGACAAAAAG AATGCCGCCAAGAAGAGAGACCAGGAGCAAGTGGACCTTGAGGGTGAGAGCTCGGCGCCCCCCCGCAAGGTCGCACGGACCGACAGCCCGGACATGCACGAGGACACTTAA
- the DDA1 gene encoding DET1- and DDB1-associated protein 1 isoform X1, whose translation MEADFLKGLPVYNKSNFSRFHADSVCKASNRRPSVYLPTREYPSEQIIVTEKTNILLRYLHQQWDKKNAAKKRDQEQVDLEGESSAPPRKVARTDSPDMHEDT comes from the exons GCAGATTTTTTGAAAGGCCTGCCTGTCTACAACAAAAGCAATTTTAGTCGATTTCACGCTGACTCTGTGTGCAAAGCTTCG AACCGTCGTCCCTCAGTCTACCTGCCCACGCGGGAGTACCCATCTGAACAGA TCATTGTGACAGAAAAGACAAACATCCTTTTGCGCTACCTACATCAGCAATGGGACAAAAAG AATGCCGCCAAGAAGAGAGACCAGGAGCAAGTGGACCTTGAGGGTGAGAGCTCGGCGCCCCCCCGCAAGGTCGCACGGACCGACAGCCCGGACATGCACGAGGACACTTAA